One Acidobacteriota bacterium DNA window includes the following coding sequences:
- a CDS encoding TrkH family potassium uptake protein, which yields MELIGRRPDRNIILYFLAAIVIGTILLELPISAANGPISVLDSLFTATSAVCVTGLTVVDTGHDFTLFGQVVILMLIQLGGLGILTFASALILAVVPDLTFKDKLAVSHALGTTKRVSTKSLLRAVIVTALVCELAGTAALFLRFKSHFPVGEAFFHALFHAVSAFCNAGFSTFTNSLEAYSGDIPTLAIFAVLIILGGLGFVVIRELAARLQPGAGRLSLHSKLCLAATAMLLAVGTLAFLVAEYNNSFARMGFVQSLANALFQAVTCRTAGFNTVAQSALTEVSLLITIILMFIGACPGSTGGGIKTTTMAIVLLLAYDRFMGRRSVAVFKRSISPDSISRALTVLLVAILVIVALFVVLMFAEERPLPHTLTHGWFVDSLFEVISAFGTVGLSLGATAHLHALGKIVLIVLMFAGRVGLLTLVYALARPIRQGEIVYREESVMVG from the coding sequence ATGGAACTGATTGGACGCAGGCCGGACCGCAACATCATACTGTACTTCCTGGCCGCCATCGTGATCGGCACCATACTTCTGGAGTTGCCCATCAGTGCGGCGAATGGGCCGATAAGTGTGCTTGATTCCCTCTTTACGGCGACGTCGGCTGTCTGCGTGACCGGCCTCACGGTTGTAGACACGGGCCATGACTTCACCTTGTTCGGCCAGGTCGTAATCCTGATGCTGATTCAACTGGGTGGTCTGGGCATACTGACGTTCGCCAGTGCCTTGATACTGGCGGTGGTGCCGGATCTGACGTTTAAAGACAAGCTGGCCGTATCCCATGCTCTCGGGACAACCAAACGGGTCAGCACAAAGTCACTGCTCCGAGCGGTCATTGTCACAGCCCTGGTTTGTGAGTTGGCCGGGACGGCGGCGCTCTTTTTGAGGTTCAAGAGTCACTTTCCCGTTGGCGAGGCTTTCTTCCACGCGCTTTTCCACGCGGTATCGGCATTTTGCAACGCCGGGTTCTCAACGTTCACGAACAGTCTGGAAGCTTACAGTGGTGATATTCCCACCCTGGCAATATTCGCAGTGCTCATTATCCTCGGCGGGCTGGGTTTCGTGGTGATTCGCGAGTTGGCCGCGCGGCTGCAGCCGGGTGCCGGCCGACTGTCGCTCCATTCGAAACTGTGCCTGGCCGCGACTGCGATGCTCCTGGCGGTGGGGACGCTCGCTTTCCTCGTGGCTGAGTATAATAACAGTTTCGCGCGGATGGGTTTTGTTCAGAGCCTTGCCAACGCCCTGTTCCAGGCGGTCACATGCCGCACGGCCGGCTTCAATACCGTGGCCCAGTCGGCTCTTACCGAGGTGAGTCTGCTCATCACTATCATACTGATGTTCATCGGCGCATGCCCGGGATCGACGGGCGGGGGCATCAAGACGACTACCATGGCCATTGTGCTGCTGCTGGCGTATGATCGCTTCATGGGCCGACGGTCGGTGGCTGTATTCAAACGTTCGATAAGCCCCGACTCGATCAGCCGCGCCCTGACCGTGCTGCTTGTCGCCATCCTGGTCATTGTGGCGCTCTTCGTGGTGCTGATGTTTGCCGAAGAGAGGCCGCTTCCGCATACGCTGACTCACGGCTGGTTTGTTGACAGTCTCTTCGAGGTGATCTCTGCCTTTGGAACGGTAGGCCTTTCACTGGGCGCGACAGCGCACCTGCACGCTCTGGGCAAGATCGTCTTGATAGTGCTGATGTTTGCAGGGAGAGTTGGGCTACTGACACTGGTTTATGCCCTGGCCAGACCAATACGGCAGGGTGAAATCGTATATCGTGAAGAATCGGTAATGGTAGGCTAA
- a CDS encoding serpin family protein, with product MRAISILVLLLAAGFLCLQCSQSTEPEPPAPVPDNPTVNLTAAEKSLVHSSSRFGLKLFREVVSEEEPGDNVFISPLSVSYALGMTYNGAAGATRDSMAATLEMAGLSVEEINKSYRNLTKILTGLDPKVVFTIANSIWYREGKPVRQTFIDLNKTYFDALVRQINFQAPWAADTINNWVDVHTNGKITEIIKPPIPPEVAMLLMNAVYFKGDWTHEFDTSDTYDGMFQLADGSWADCRMMMKEDTVKYFANDLLQAVDLPYGDGKFSMTILLPRPTRTVDDLMAELTEDNWALWLGSFADTQIPLSLPRFKFEYEVELKEMLKALGMGIAFDASEADFSNMFEDGVGWIDKVKHKTFVQVDERGTEAAAVTVVIIIDTAYSGMMVNRPFLFIVHEHDSGAILFMGKVADPVWVG from the coding sequence ATGCGAGCAATTAGCATACTGGTGCTGCTGTTGGCGGCCGGCTTCCTGTGCCTTCAGTGCTCTCAATCGACGGAACCTGAACCACCTGCTCCCGTGCCGGACAACCCGACTGTTAACCTTACAGCGGCCGAGAAAAGCCTTGTTCACTCCTCGAGCCGTTTCGGCCTGAAGCTGTTTCGTGAGGTGGTTTCAGAAGAGGAACCGGGCGACAACGTTTTCATTTCACCGCTGTCCGTGTCTTATGCGCTCGGCATGACGTATAACGGTGCGGCCGGGGCGACCCGGGACTCAATGGCCGCTACGCTCGAGATGGCCGGCCTGTCGGTCGAGGAGATCAACAAATCCTACCGGAACCTGACGAAAATCCTCACCGGGCTTGATCCGAAAGTGGTATTCACGATTGCCAATTCGATCTGGTATCGCGAGGGTAAACCGGTCAGGCAGACGTTCATTGACCTGAACAAAACATACTTTGACGCCCTGGTGCGCCAGATCAATTTCCAGGCGCCGTGGGCGGCCGACACCATCAACAACTGGGTGGACGTGCACACGAACGGCAAGATCACCGAAATCATCAAACCGCCGATTCCCCCTGAGGTGGCCATGCTCCTGATGAACGCCGTCTACTTCAAAGGCGACTGGACGCACGAGTTTGACACCTCGGACACATATGACGGCATGTTTCAGCTGGCGGACGGCTCGTGGGCGGACTGCCGGATGATGATGAAAGAAGACACGGTCAAGTATTTCGCCAACGATCTCTTGCAGGCGGTGGACCTTCCCTACGGCGACGGGAAATTCAGCATGACGATTCTGCTGCCCCGGCCGACTCGCACGGTCGATGATCTGATGGCCGAACTTACCGAGGACAACTGGGCGCTGTGGCTGGGCAGTTTTGCCGACACCCAGATACCCCTGAGCCTGCCCAGGTTCAAGTTCGAGTATGAAGTCGAACTGAAGGAGATGCTCAAGGCGCTGGGGATGGGAATAGCGTTCGATGCATCGGAGGCTGATTTCAGCAACATGTTCGAGGACGGCGTGGGCTGGATCGACAAAGTCAAGCACAAGACCTTCGTCCAGGTGGATGAACGGGGGACCGAGGCTGCCGCCGTCACGGTGGTCATTATTATCGACACGGCCTATTCCGGCATGATGGTCAACCGTCCGTTCCTGTTCATTGTCCACGAGCACGATTCCGGGGCAATTCTGTTCATGGGCAAGGTGGCCGATCCGGTCTGGGTCGGTTGA
- a CDS encoding amidohydrolase family protein has protein sequence MKRRILLQKVDLFDTQQGALTRGVDVLVEGADIVEVGCHVDIGDAGTERIDGRGKFALPGLFECHGHLAGLTVRDEPTRAEVAEEFPDLALKAGDDMAKAVLSQFVNRGITQVRDAGGPVDTLRQLKDDISSGKYTGPDIFYAGPMLEKSPLTWENHNECMPGFSVAVNTVKDAGDIVEQLAAAGVSCIKTFNNFDTDVFTHVVERAAAHGLRVLHDPGAVLFQSVPMDLGIEIGIRCFEHGKSPWPVVLTDGLKRELMALRETSADEQGRMAFAGKLFALGVKSVSSARLTRLVERMVEKEVCFCPTLNVFTLFLEDESKKGNQDMIKRLSVLMAMQSHFVKQMIRGGVRILVGHDGYNPEFTVREMELLSGLGLSPEEIIRGATLYPAEWLGVADRYGNVSAGRRANIVILERDPLEDIRNVRAVCTVLQGGNVVFPGREP, from the coding sequence TTGAAACGGAGAATTCTGCTACAGAAAGTCGACCTGTTCGACACTCAGCAGGGCGCCCTGACACGCGGTGTAGACGTGCTGGTCGAGGGGGCCGATATCGTGGAAGTCGGCTGCCATGTCGACATCGGCGACGCCGGGACAGAGCGGATAGACGGCCGGGGTAAGTTTGCCCTGCCGGGCCTCTTTGAGTGCCACGGACACCTGGCCGGATTGACGGTTCGGGACGAGCCGACCAGGGCGGAGGTTGCCGAGGAGTTTCCTGATCTTGCCTTGAAGGCCGGGGACGACATGGCGAAAGCAGTCCTCAGCCAGTTCGTGAACAGAGGCATTACCCAGGTGCGAGACGCCGGCGGGCCGGTAGATACCTTGCGGCAGTTGAAAGATGACATTTCCAGCGGTAAGTACACCGGTCCTGATATTTTCTACGCCGGGCCCATGCTCGAGAAGAGCCCGCTGACGTGGGAAAATCACAACGAGTGCATGCCGGGTTTTTCGGTGGCGGTCAATACCGTCAAGGACGCCGGGGACATCGTGGAGCAGCTTGCCGCCGCCGGCGTGTCGTGCATCAAGACGTTCAACAACTTCGATACGGACGTTTTCACACACGTTGTCGAACGGGCCGCAGCGCACGGCCTGCGCGTCCTGCACGATCCCGGGGCAGTGCTGTTTCAGTCGGTGCCGATGGATCTGGGTATCGAGATCGGGATACGCTGCTTTGAACACGGCAAATCGCCGTGGCCGGTGGTATTGACGGATGGTCTGAAGCGGGAACTGATGGCGCTGAGAGAGACATCCGCTGACGAGCAGGGCAGAATGGCCTTCGCCGGCAAGCTCTTCGCGCTCGGCGTGAAGTCGGTGTCATCGGCAAGGCTGACCAGGCTGGTGGAGCGGATGGTCGAAAAGGAGGTCTGCTTCTGCCCCACCCTGAACGTTTTCACGCTTTTCCTTGAAGACGAGTCGAAAAAGGGCAATCAAGACATGATCAAGAGGCTCTCCGTTCTCATGGCCATGCAGTCACACTTCGTCAAGCAGATGATTCGGGGAGGGGTGAGAATCCTCGTGGGTCACGACGGCTACAATCCGGAGTTCACTGTGCGCGAGATGGAACTGCTCAGCGGGTTGGGTCTGTCGCCGGAGGAGATCATCAGGGGGGCCACGCTCTATCCCGCCGAGTGGCTCGGTGTCGCCGACAGGTACGGCAACGTTTCTGCCGGCAGGCGGGCGAACATCGTGATACTGGAGAGAGACCCCTTGGAAGACATACGGAACGTGCGCGCCGTCTGCACGGTTCTGCAGGGCGGGAACGTCGTTTTTCCTGGGCGGGAGCCTTGA
- a CDS encoding DUF2007 domain-containing protein: MFCPKCRYEYKPGVTTCPDCEVPLVPELPAETEPEFAELVTVLTTSDVSTALLARSLLEEAGISCFLKGHGPMELLGTRSISFVSGSDPGEIQVRADDVSEAVEALADLQEEEPPES; encoded by the coding sequence GTGTTCTGCCCCAAATGTCGCTACGAGTATAAACCCGGCGTGACCACGTGCCCGGACTGCGAGGTGCCGCTGGTGCCCGAGTTGCCCGCCGAGACGGAGCCGGAGTTTGCCGAGCTGGTGACGGTGCTTACCACCAGCGACGTCTCCACCGCGCTGCTGGCCAGGTCCCTGCTGGAAGAGGCCGGCATCAGTTGCTTCCTGAAAGGCCACGGGCCTATGGAACTCCTGGGCACAAGGTCCATATCTTTCGTCTCGGGCAGCGATCCCGGCGAGATTCAGGTCAGGGCCGACGACGTCTCGGAAGCCGTCGAGGCGCTTGCCGATCTCCAAGAGGAAGAACCGCCCGAAAGCTGA
- a CDS encoding methyltransferase domain-containing protein — protein sequence MKARNDKPAGDDSYASGTHSHRSRLLRFSHRRRFDHAAKLLDPHPDSRVLDYGSGDGYLLERLLPVVPAGHLTAYEPLDYLQEQIKGRFAGQPVALVTNLSDLASRRFDRIACLEVLEHLQPDIVTRTLDTLETILAPGGAIVISVPVEVGPTVLLKYLASRIQKGSTRHMSWSEVLKASFYGSVPRDTEHDFIPHKGFDYCQLRSMLRERFVIERQVFSPVPLLGGLLNAQVLWRMRSRGSGSE from the coding sequence TTGAAAGCCAGGAATGACAAACCCGCCGGAGACGACAGCTACGCCTCCGGCACCCATTCACACCGCAGCAGGCTGCTGCGCTTTTCGCATCGGCGGCGGTTCGATCACGCCGCCAAACTACTCGACCCTCACCCGGACAGCCGCGTGCTCGACTACGGTTCCGGCGACGGCTACCTGCTGGAGCGCCTCCTGCCGGTCGTACCGGCTGGACACCTGACCGCCTACGAACCGCTGGACTACCTTCAGGAGCAGATCAAGGGACGCTTCGCCGGACAGCCGGTGGCACTGGTGACGAACCTGAGCGACCTGGCATCGAGGCGTTTTGACCGCATCGCCTGCCTGGAGGTGCTGGAACATTTGCAGCCGGATATCGTCACGCGGACGCTCGACACGCTGGAAACCATCCTCGCCCCCGGCGGCGCCATAGTCATCAGCGTACCCGTCGAGGTGGGACCGACCGTCCTTCTCAAGTACCTCGCCTCACGGATACAGAAAGGTTCCACCCGGCACATGAGCTGGTCCGAGGTGCTGAAGGCTTCGTTTTACGGGAGCGTGCCGCGCGACACCGAGCACGACTTCATCCCGCACAAGGGGTTCGACTACTGTCAGTTGCGGTCGATGTTGCGGGAACGTTTCGTCATTGAGCGGCAGGTCTTCAGCCCCGTTCCGTTATTGGGCGGCCTTCTCAACGCCCAGGTCCTCTGGCGGATGAGGTCACGGGGGTCGGGTTCCGAGTAA
- a CDS encoding RNA-binding protein, translating into MNIYVGNLSFETAESNLRQAFESYGEVTRATIITDKFSGKSRGFGFVEMPSKDEALAAIGGLNGRDLDGQTLSVNEARPRAEKGGGGGNRGGRRYNNW; encoded by the coding sequence ATGAATATCTACGTCGGTAACCTGTCGTTTGAGACGGCAGAAAGCAACCTTCGCCAGGCTTTTGAAAGCTACGGCGAGGTAACACGTGCAACCATCATCACGGACAAGTTCAGCGGCAAGTCGAGGGGCTTCGGATTCGTGGAAATGCCTTCCAAGGACGAAGCTCTGGCCGCGATCGGCGGCCTGAACGGACGGGACCTGGACGGGCAGACGCTCAGCGTCAATGAAGCCCGGCCCCGTGCCGAGAAGGGCGGCGGCGGCGGCAACCGCGGCGGACGCCGTTACAATAACTGGTAA
- a CDS encoding methyltransferase: protein MTEFTLDKLPRRVLAKIDLQTAFMISRCVVAAERFQVFRKLHNKELSAAVIGRRIGVRGWRVEAFMAALVSIGLLKKTGKLYRNTALADRYFVRERSIFWTSYFSKACCREYQAFSVLEEMLTTGQSYASLLGVKSWDYVKEMQNNPRWAHDFTHMLYYDHLPHADALAKNLDLSGYHSVLDVGGGSGVMSIALVRRYKHLKACVMDIKTVIDVAKRIIKREKLSRRIDTCVGDMNKHIPGGYDVVMFCDSELGETNTLKMVYDSLPDGGLVALVETLSSDDWTEPMYLLMWQLRSRSVWLTTKGQKISMLRESGFTKIRSRLIYKDTWMITGRKPAAGRGLRA, encoded by the coding sequence ATGACCGAGTTCACGTTAGACAAGTTGCCCAGGAGAGTTCTCGCGAAAATAGACCTCCAGACGGCTTTCATGATATCCCGGTGCGTTGTAGCGGCGGAGCGTTTTCAGGTCTTCCGCAAGCTTCATAATAAGGAGCTGTCCGCCGCTGTCATCGGCAGGAGGATCGGAGTCCGCGGGTGGCGAGTCGAAGCGTTCATGGCCGCGCTGGTTTCAATCGGGCTGTTGAAAAAAACAGGCAAACTGTACCGGAATACGGCGCTGGCTGACAGGTACTTCGTGCGCGAACGATCCATCTTCTGGACAAGCTACTTCTCAAAGGCGTGTTGCCGGGAATACCAGGCTTTCTCGGTTCTGGAAGAAATGCTGACTACCGGACAGAGTTACGCATCTCTTCTCGGCGTCAAAAGCTGGGACTACGTAAAAGAGATGCAAAACAACCCCCGGTGGGCGCACGATTTCACGCATATGCTTTATTATGATCATCTTCCCCACGCGGACGCCCTGGCCAAGAACCTGGACTTATCGGGCTACCATTCTGTACTGGATGTCGGCGGCGGTTCCGGGGTCATGTCGATAGCTCTGGTACGCCGGTATAAGCACTTGAAGGCGTGTGTAATGGATATAAAGACGGTCATTGACGTGGCTAAGAGAATCATCAAAAGAGAAAAGCTGTCCCGGCGAATCGATACCTGTGTCGGTGACATGAACAAGCATATCCCGGGTGGTTATGACGTTGTCATGTTCTGTGATTCCGAGCTTGGCGAAACCAATACGCTGAAGATGGTGTATGACAGCTTGCCCGATGGCGGTTTGGTAGCTCTGGTCGAGACCCTCAGTTCCGATGACTGGACCGAGCCGATGTACCTGCTAATGTGGCAGTTGAGGTCAAGATCAGTCTGGCTGACCACCAAGGGTCAGAAGATCAGCATGCTTCGCGAGAGCGGTTTCACGAAAATCAGGAGCAGACTTATCTATAAGGACACCTGGATGATAACGGGTCGCAAGCCTGCGGCAGGCAGGGGCCTGCGGGCCTGA
- a CDS encoding GIY-YIG nuclease family protein → MWYLYMLECNDGSLYTGVTNNPANRLKRHNAGKGAKYTRSRRPVRLVYFEKCGTALEARRREGELKGWRREKKQALIGGFPSEPLSDVLRISGQ, encoded by the coding sequence ATGTGGTATCTATACATGCTCGAGTGTAATGACGGCTCTCTTTACACCGGAGTGACTAATAACCCTGCAAACAGGTTAAAGAGACACAATGCCGGCAAAGGTGCAAAATATACCAGATCACGCCGGCCGGTCAGGCTGGTCTATTTCGAGAAGTGCGGCACGGCCTTGGAAGCGCGCAGGCGAGAGGGAGAATTAAAAGGTTGGCGGCGCGAAAAAAAGCAGGCTTTGATAGGTGGGTTCCCTTCGGAACCTCTTTCGGACGTCCTCAGGATCTCCGGGCAATAG
- a CDS encoding right-handed parallel beta-helix repeat-containing protein, whose amino-acid sequence MLRRIFTTLPLVLIALPGCVSAASLTVEHGSDLQSVIDFAGDGDTLILGAKTFEAAAMAFNDPLCGNCLDPRTGAAASYGFVIRDKALIIVGTDRTGTKLVTNAGYGVYFENSYGSVLRNLTVTGGVRDDDGNATDAGIVVRRSEVKIDYVDIRDNTDRSADSSVVVGIGGVFGREGAEMVVSHCSIINNGWDGLALYRGATAIVADCVIKEGRGAGIGVTWDASCVAYRNEIAGYWKGIGSFGSSTVVARNNLVHENLGWGIVGTGQSTMEATNNVVHHNGNCGVAPWSTESRGRFINNIITENGWRDQWVCPCVGVWNYGDWAKWVFRNNIVFGNKARDYEDIWDQTDINGNLNVDPRFVGDGSFRLQGDSPARHAGDTTIYNTDGTVSHIGLYGGAQAWR is encoded by the coding sequence ATGCTTCGGCGCATATTCACCACGCTGCCTCTTGTCCTGATTGCGCTTCCAGGCTGCGTGTCGGCCGCCAGCCTGACGGTTGAACACGGTTCGGATCTCCAGTCAGTGATCGATTTTGCGGGCGACGGCGACACCCTGATCCTGGGGGCCAAGACGTTTGAGGCTGCAGCGATGGCGTTTAACGACCCTTTGTGCGGAAACTGCCTGGACCCGCGGACGGGGGCTGCCGCCAGCTACGGGTTTGTCATCAGGGACAAAGCGCTGATCATCGTGGGTACGGACCGGACGGGAACGAAGCTCGTGACCAATGCCGGCTACGGCGTGTATTTCGAAAACTCGTACGGGTCGGTCCTGCGCAATCTCACCGTGACGGGCGGCGTCAGGGACGACGACGGTAACGCCACCGACGCGGGGATTGTCGTGCGCAGGTCCGAGGTCAAGATCGACTATGTTGACATCCGGGACAACACTGATCGTTCCGCCGACTCGAGCGTGGTGGTCGGCATTGGGGGCGTGTTCGGACGCGAGGGCGCCGAGATGGTCGTTTCTCACTGTAGCATTATCAACAACGGCTGGGACGGCCTGGCGCTGTATCGCGGGGCAACGGCCATTGTTGCCGACTGCGTGATCAAGGAGGGCCGGGGGGCCGGCATCGGCGTGACCTGGGACGCCTCCTGCGTCGCTTACCGCAACGAGATCGCCGGCTACTGGAAGGGTATCGGCTCGTTCGGGAGCTCCACGGTGGTTGCGCGCAACAATCTCGTGCATGAGAACCTCGGCTGGGGGATCGTCGGCACCGGCCAGTCGACCATGGAGGCCACCAACAACGTCGTGCATCACAACGGCAACTGCGGCGTGGCGCCCTGGTCCACCGAGAGCCGGGGGCGCTTCATCAATAACATTATCACCGAGAACGGCTGGCGGGACCAGTGGGTCTGCCCGTGCGTGGGCGTTTGGAACTACGGCGACTGGGCCAAGTGGGTCTTTCGAAACAACATCGTGTTCGGTAACAAGGCGCGTGACTATGAAGACATCTGGGACCAGACGGACATCAACGGCAACCTGAACGTCGACCCCCGGTTTGTCGGCGACGGGTCGTTCCGGCTTCAGGGTGACTCGCCGGCCCGGCACGCCGGCGACACGACTATTTACAACACTGACGGCACGGTTTCGCATATCGGTCTGTACGGCGGCGCCCAGGCCTGGCGGTAG
- a CDS encoding carboxymuconolactone decarboxylase family protein — MSKPVNEFEKERAAANERVLARGDVNINRFFALDNAVYRDGALDAKTKELLGLVASLVLRCDDCIAYHVIRAREAGTTDREFDEVMSIGLVVGGSITIPHIRRATLLWEEAAG; from the coding sequence ATGTCTAAGCCTGTAAACGAGTTCGAAAAAGAGCGGGCAGCAGCCAACGAGAGGGTGCTGGCCCGGGGCGATGTCAATATCAACCGGTTCTTCGCCCTGGACAATGCCGTCTACCGTGACGGCGCTCTTGACGCCAAGACCAAGGAGCTGCTCGGGCTGGTCGCGTCGCTGGTGCTGCGTTGCGATGACTGCATTGCCTACCACGTCATTCGGGCCAGGGAGGCGGGGACGACCGACAGGGAGTTTGACGAGGTCATGTCAATCGGGCTGGTTGTCGGCGGGTCGATAACCATTCCCCACATTCGGCGGGCTACCCTGCTCTGGGAGGAAGCCGCGGGGTAA
- a CDS encoding CYTH domain-containing protein, which yields MADRGLNLEVEIKLQLGSFPDYLKLIGFLGAVESEERHINGFFDTEDRRLAESGWVLRVRAEDDRGLVTLKSLGAPRGAAVVREEMEAEIGRAVAMEVLNLRMDVLGLAVEPVEYVKKEFPELSLARLIQFHNTRQKKRFKIGDYHYTLEIDRTEFADGSIDYELEVELKDADRVEVIQDCLRHLFTSLGIAFVPQEKSKYERALRRAGLI from the coding sequence ATGGCCGACCGCGGATTAAATCTTGAGGTCGAGATCAAACTCCAACTCGGTTCGTTCCCGGACTACTTGAAACTGATTGGTTTTCTCGGCGCCGTTGAGTCTGAAGAGCGGCATATCAACGGGTTTTTCGACACCGAGGACCGCCGCCTGGCCGAATCCGGCTGGGTGCTGCGCGTGCGCGCCGAGGATGACCGCGGCCTCGTGACGCTCAAGAGTCTGGGGGCACCGCGTGGGGCAGCCGTAGTGCGGGAGGAGATGGAAGCTGAGATCGGTCGGGCCGTTGCCATGGAGGTGCTCAACCTCCGCATGGACGTGCTCGGGCTGGCCGTGGAACCGGTCGAGTATGTCAAAAAGGAGTTTCCCGAACTCAGCCTGGCCCGCCTGATACAGTTCCATAACACCCGTCAGAAGAAGCGCTTCAAGATCGGCGACTACCACTACACGCTCGAGATAGACCGCACCGAGTTCGCCGACGGCTCCATTGACTACGAGCTCGAGGTGGAGCTGAAGGATGCCGATCGCGTGGAAGTCATTCAGGACTGCCTGCGCCACCTTTTCACCTCGCTGGGCATCGCGTTTGTGCCCCAGGAAAAGAGCAAGTACGAGCGGGCCTTACGACGGGCCGGCCTGATCTGA
- a CDS encoding Rne/Rng family ribonuclease — translation MKKEIIINSTEYETRVAILEDGKLVELQVERPDSDRMVGDIYKGKIQTVLPGMQAAFVDIGMERAAYLHSSDIGKADRGRYESESMEEEESPAEIIRKRRREGIEKVLRRNQEVLVQVIKEPISTKGPRLSTEITIAGRFLVLVPDDDQIRISKRISDWGERRRLRKIVAPLRPEGFGLIIRTEAEGKQDHHYRADVKRLLKLWAKLKRKADTLPAPTSIHKEAEMLISMIRDVFNDDVERVVVDDRSDYKKIVSFARQVAPDLKRRVQLYKGQLPLFDQYRLEPEIDKMLNRKVWIRKGAYIVIDQTEAMVTIDVNTGRFVGGKDQEQTIFETNLLAAREIAQQIQLRDIGGLIICDFIDMYSRENRRKLFEVFKSYLKHDRAKWGMNPVTEFGLIEMTRERVRPSHMQTLSEPCPHCEGLGRIMSRGNIATKIERWFVRARAAHKYANYHLVVSPQVAATLTENGTNRVQRIMRGCQLRINVIRDTAIPQEEYKVYNADDNTDITDKYSV, via the coding sequence GTGAAAAAAGAAATCATCATCAATTCCACGGAATACGAAACCCGCGTGGCCATCCTGGAGGATGGCAAGCTGGTGGAGTTGCAGGTGGAGAGGCCCGATTCCGACCGCATGGTCGGCGACATCTACAAGGGAAAAATCCAGACTGTCCTGCCGGGTATGCAGGCCGCGTTTGTAGATATCGGTATGGAACGAGCAGCCTACCTGCACTCCTCCGATATCGGCAAAGCGGACCGGGGTCGGTACGAGTCGGAATCGATGGAAGAAGAGGAATCGCCCGCGGAAATCATCCGCAAACGTCGTCGCGAAGGCATCGAGAAGGTGCTTCGGCGCAACCAGGAGGTTCTGGTCCAGGTGATCAAGGAACCTATATCCACCAAGGGCCCGCGCCTGTCGACGGAGATCACTATCGCCGGCCGCTTCCTGGTGCTGGTGCCCGACGACGACCAGATCCGGATATCCAAGCGGATAAGCGACTGGGGTGAACGGCGGCGGCTAAGGAAGATTGTAGCCCCGCTGCGCCCCGAGGGCTTCGGTCTTATCATCAGGACCGAGGCGGAGGGCAAGCAGGACCACCATTATCGTGCCGATGTCAAGAGGCTTCTGAAGCTGTGGGCCAAGCTCAAGAGAAAGGCGGATACGCTGCCGGCCCCGACTTCGATACACAAAGAAGCGGAAATGCTCATCTCGATGATCCGGGACGTCTTTAACGATGACGTCGAGCGCGTGGTAGTGGACGACCGCTCGGACTATAAGAAGATCGTCAGTTTTGCCCGCCAGGTCGCGCCTGATTTGAAGCGACGGGTTCAGCTTTACAAGGGACAACTCCCGCTGTTCGACCAGTACCGCCTGGAGCCGGAAATCGATAAGATGCTCAACCGGAAGGTCTGGATTCGCAAGGGCGCCTACATCGTGATCGACCAGACCGAGGCGATGGTGACGATCGACGTCAATACCGGTCGGTTTGTCGGCGGCAAGGATCAGGAGCAGACGATTTTTGAAACCAACCTGCTGGCGGCTCGGGAGATTGCACAGCAGATCCAGCTGAGGGATATCGGCGGCCTTATCATCTGCGATTTCATCGACATGTACAGCCGCGAGAACCGTCGCAAGCTGTTCGAGGTGTTCAAGAGCTACTTGAAGCACGACCGGGCCAAATGGGGAATGAATCCCGTGACCGAATTCGGCCTGATTGAAATGACCCGAGAGCGGGTGCGTCCTTCGCACATGCAGACACTGTCCGAACCGTGCCCGCACTGCGAGGGCCTTGGACGGATCATGTCGCGAGGGAACATCGCCACCAAGATTGAACGCTGGTTTGTTCGCGCTCGGGCGGCGCACAAGTACGCAAACTATCATCTGGTCGTCAGCCCCCAGGTGGCCGCAACGCTAACCGAGAACGGCACCAACCGGGTCCAGAGAATCATGAGGGGGTGCCAGCTCCGCATCAACGTGATCCGGGACACCGCGATCCCGCAGGAGGAATACAAGGTTTACAACGCTGACGATAACACCGACATCACCGATAAGTACAGTGTATAG